The following nucleotide sequence is from Malania oleifera isolate guangnan ecotype guangnan chromosome 4, ASM2987363v1, whole genome shotgun sequence.
tcaaaatattttcaaatttgacttctaattgttcagcttcttctctttcttcacttgGATCAACTGCAAtgacaaaataaatagataacaaataagaaaaaataacaattgacaaaggatttgaaagtaaataaaatgtaattattgaaataatattggaaaaactcaaaaaaaaaaaatgcatacttgcgtaaccaaacaatcaatttcgAGTTGTTATCAATGCTCCTGCATATTCTGGCAAAAGTGATCTTCGATATTTGTTAAGAACCTGGGCTCCAATGCTGAATGCAGATTCTGATACAACGCTTATGATAGGAATAGTAAGTACATCACTCGCCATAAGAGATAAATCAGGATATCGAAATCAATTATGTATCCAATACCGCAATATATCCATTTCAGCATGTTCCACATGATTTAGCCTGGGctcttccaaatataaatctaattgagATTTTTCTGTAGTAGCATAATATTggctttcataaaattcaaattcctgtcatatattagaatagaaaaacaaacaatataaatataacaactaaaaataatatataaaataagaaataaaaaattagaaaatataaatgaagttaCCGAAAGCTCATCTCTAATGAAATTGTCACTACCACCAGTACCCCGAGTAGATGGAGCAGTAGATTCCAAAGAAGATTTTGATTTGTTTGCATAATCTTGGAATAGAGAGTACAACTTCAGACGAAGGAGATTTAGCTTTTGTCGAGAAGTGGATGAATCAATCTTTGAGTAACAAAATTCGACAAATTGAAGCTTGTAACGAGGATCAAGAACAATAGCAAATGCCAAAACGACACTATAACACTTCCAATATTTATCgaacttctctttcatttttgcagCCATACCAATAACAATGCAGTCCGGATTTTCCATTGTTTCAACTAAATGCAAttgaattttccatatatttgaaaaatacaaacTAGATGTAGGATAATCCGAACCCGAGAAGAGTTTTGTCATGTCGTAAAATGGCTTCAAGAAATTGCAAATGACCTCAGCTCTATTCCACTCTTCATTTGACGGACAATACTTATAATTTGCATCAAGTAAAGCATAATGAATTAAAGCCCGTCGATATATAAGTGCACTTTCTATCATCATGAAAGTTGAATTCCACCTAGTTGGTACATCCAAGCGCAAACTGATTGAAACAAGTATACCAACTTGTTTAATGCACTCTTCAAACTTAAGTTTTCTGCCTTTTGAACCCTTAATGTACTTGACATTTTCTCTAATGTTATACACAACACGTTCAATCACTTTTAAGTCTTCTTGAACAATAAGATTCAAAATATAAGCACAACAccttatatgaaaatatttacCGCCACTTACTAAAGGTGCTTGCAAAGACAATTGACTTGAAAGAATATCTTGCATACTATCATTAGCAGTTGCATTATCCAATGTGATGGAAAATATCTTCCTATCAATACCCCATTCCTTCAATACATTAAATGTTTTTTCTGACAAAGCAACTCCTGAATGTGGGGGTGACATGTGAGAAAAGTTAATAATCTTACTATGCAATACCCAATTTTCATCCACAAAATGAGATGTAATGCATAAATATTCTTCAGTCGTAGGAGAATACCAACAATCAGAAGTCAAACACACTTTACCAAAAGCACTCTATAGTGTAAGTTTAAGTTTCTCCTTCTCccttttatgtattttcaatacATCAACTTTAGCAGTGTTCCTAGTAATTGGTTTAACATCAGGATTAAGATATTTATGCACGtcttgatttccttcatgctcaACCCATGAAAAAGGATAGCAATGTTTTATTACGGCAATTGTCATCTTCTCACGATAAACATCTTGTTCAATTTTTTTCGCATGAAGTTTGGTTCCATAATCCATATGCATCTGTTTCACATCATAGTTATCACGTAATGGACAACTATTAATGTGGCGTCTCAAATTTTCTGTCCCATGGGTTGAAGCATTAGCAACATATTCAGCCCCACATTTTTTACATTTTGCCTTCTGTTTTCCATTAACATCTATAGCTAACAAATAGAATTCATCTCAAGCAGTTGATGTCTTTCTACGTTGTCGCTTTTTGCTAATGCCATCGTTGATAGAAGAACTGTTCTTTTCAGATTTATCTGAAGATGGAGTAATATTACACTCATCATCAAAATCCAAGTTTATGGTGTCCATTATTTGCAATTTGTATTCTTCCtaacaaagaataatttttttgaatacgCTGAGTGTCTTGGGCTTTCGCACCAGACTAATTTCCtaacaaaaaaaatttgttaagactctagaaaatagtaaaataaaacaaataatgaaaattttatacAACAAACACAAATCTgcgttttataaaaattattaactaaaaaatcattagtttttttttttttttgcaacagattgtataaatatatatgcatGGAAGGAAGCTGCTACGAAAATGAAATTAGGATAATATTATTGGG
It contains:
- the LOC131153932 gene encoding zinc finger BED domain-containing protein RICESLEEPER 2-like, which codes for MSPPHSGVALSEKTFNVLKEWGIDRKIFSITLDNATANDSMQDILSSQLSLQAPLVSGGKYFHIRCCAYILNLIVQEDLKVIERVVYNIRENVKYIKGSKGRKLKFEECIKQVGILVSISLRLDVPTRWNSTFMMIESALIYRRALIHYALLDANYKYCPSNEEWNRAEVICNFLKPFYDMTKLFSGSDYPTSSLYFSNIWKIQLHLVETMENPDCIVIGMAAKMKEKFDKYWKCYSVVLAFAIVLDPRYKLQFVEFCYSKIDSSTSRQKLNLLRLKLYSLFQDYANKSKSSLESTAPSTRGTGGSDNFIRDELSEFEFYESQYYATTEKSQLDLYLEEPRLNHVEHAEMDILRIGAQVLNKYRRSLLPEYAGALITTRN